A single window of Syntrophotalea acetylenica DNA harbors:
- a CDS encoding ABC transporter permease — translation MLLSIKIALASLRAHRLRTLLAMLGVMLGALALTGVQHISRAMLLKAEQETAKLGSNLFMARTGQLAFRPGRSGRVRHEATTFTLQDARDLARALPAVRKSAPFVSVTLPIRSGNLSINCQLVATWPDYRWVRNAVPEVGRFLSAADENRRARVCVLGASIARRLFGRSRAALGQPVFFHRAMLRVVGVMQPKGADIAGADQDEQVFVPMDTYLRRMSNQTWLSGVYLQLGDEADISAAKQSAAEILRRNHRIGPGEEDDFSVLTAKDTMEVQQQALNLVGTLGLISSSVSFTVGGLGILSIMVLLVRARRLEIGVRRAVGARRRDIVGQFLLEAAMMAMAGGLSGVGLALGLVLLVCRIGGLPYVFEPSLVLLALAGSALLGLVAGAYPAWQAAQVEILEVLKSE, via the coding sequence ATGCTGCTTAGCATTAAAATTGCACTGGCATCACTACGTGCCCATCGTCTGCGGACCCTTCTGGCCATGCTCGGCGTGATGCTTGGCGCCCTGGCCCTGACCGGTGTGCAGCACATCTCCCGCGCCATGCTGCTCAAGGCCGAGCAGGAAACCGCCAAGCTCGGCAGCAATCTGTTCATGGCCCGCACCGGTCAGCTCGCCTTTCGGCCCGGCCGATCGGGCAGAGTGCGCCATGAAGCGACCACCTTTACGCTGCAGGATGCCCGGGATCTGGCCCGGGCGCTGCCCGCGGTGCGCAAGTCGGCACCGTTTGTCAGCGTCACCCTGCCGATACGCTCGGGCAACCTGAGCATCAACTGCCAGCTGGTGGCCACCTGGCCCGACTATCGGTGGGTGCGCAACGCCGTGCCCGAAGTCGGGCGTTTTCTTTCCGCCGCCGACGAAAACCGCCGTGCCAGGGTTTGCGTGCTGGGGGCCAGTATTGCCAGGCGCCTGTTCGGCAGGTCGCGGGCCGCCCTCGGACAACCGGTATTTTTTCATCGGGCGATGCTGCGGGTGGTGGGGGTGATGCAACCCAAAGGCGCCGATATCGCGGGTGCCGATCAGGACGAACAGGTATTTGTGCCGATGGACACCTATCTGCGCCGCATGAGCAACCAGACCTGGCTCAGCGGGGTGTATCTGCAGCTTGGCGACGAAGCCGATATTTCCGCGGCCAAACAATCCGCCGCCGAAATTCTGCGGCGCAACCATCGCATCGGCCCCGGAGAAGAGGACGATTTTTCCGTCCTGACCGCAAAGGACACCATGGAGGTCCAGCAGCAGGCCCTGAACCTGGTCGGTACCCTCGGTCTTATCAGCTCCTCGGTATCGTTTACCGTTGGCGGTCTCGGCATTCTATCCATCATGGTGCTGCTGGTTCGCGCCCGGCGACTGGAAATCGGCGTAAGACGGGCGGTGGGCGCCCGGCGGCGTGATATCGTGGGCCAGTTTTTGCTGGAGGCGGCCATGATGGCGATGGCCGGCGGTCTTTCAGGCGTTGGGCTCGCATTGGGACTGGTGCTGCTGGTCTGCCGGATCGGCGGACTGCCTTATGTCTTCGAGCCGTCTCTGGTGTTGCTGGCATTGGCCGGTTCGGCGCTGCTGGGGCTTGTTGCGGGGGCCTATCCGGCCTGGCAGGCGGCGCAGGTCGAGATCCTCGAAGTGTTGAAAAGTGAGTGA